A window from Citrus sinensis cultivar Valencia sweet orange chromosome 3, DVS_A1.0, whole genome shotgun sequence encodes these proteins:
- the LOC102626197 gene encoding exocyst complex component EXO70E2 produces the protein MAGYQSVNPNHEGDQHLIAAAHHVLKLLGAIRNLSDDTRKLLADLDIHLSIMTGNTVNNGGEAIEVEKRLKCAERMVLRWQANQSMIWDTGPGEVSEFLGAIDEVQTLIDSFSGVSVNENGRVRELLYRANNIVQMAMLRLQEELIHILVHHKLYFEPEYVSFHSCREDVIYDESFVSLEDESVEASQRVSNTGSVSGEYIVDLIHPQVVPDLKAIANAMIAANYDQEFCAAFIGARQDALNEYFFVILELEKFSIDDVLKMKWSTLSSEIKKWNWAMKIIIRVYLTSEKQLCNKILGRFDTVCSLCFVEIAKATFLCLLNFGEAVAMGSTQPEKLFCLLDMYEVLDDLLLEIDSLLFEEAGSYIRIEFHELLRKLGHSARQAFQELQKAIAADSSMKPLPRGGIHPLTRYVMNYIKTLTIYDDTLNLLFEDQNMEDTHSIVESETEQDISPITFCPLACHLRSITSALECSLVVKSRLYREDSLRHIFLMNNIHYVVQKIKGSDLRIFFGDEWIRKHIGKFQQHATSYQRATWCSVLSFLRDDGHCSNSVLKTSYKERCREFTNAFEDVYKIQTQWCITDPQLKEDLRISTSLKVIHAYRTFIGRNRISDKHIKYTVDDLEKLLLDFFEGTWRTLRNSRRR, from the coding sequence ATGGCTGGTTATCAATCTGTGAACCCCAACCATGAAGGGGATCAACATTTGATTGCCGCAGCTCACCACGTTTTGAAGTTACTAGGGGCAATTAGAAATTTGAGTGATGATACAAGGAAACTCCTTGCGGATCTTGATATACATTTGTCGATAATGACTGGAAACACCGTAAACAATGGAGGGGAAGCCATTGAGGTTGAGAAGCGGCTCAAATGTGCCGAGAGAATGGTTTTGCGCTGGCAGGCGAATCAAAGTATGATATGGGATACTGGTCCCGGAGAAGTTTCTGAGTTCCTAGGAGCCATTGATGAAGTCCAAACATTGATAGACAGTTTCAGTGGTGTGTCTGTTAATGAAAATGGACGGGTGAGGGAACTTCTTTACCGAGCTAACAATATAGTGCAGATGGCAATGTTGAGGCTTCAGGAAGAGCTAATCCACATTCTTGTTCACCATAAGCTATACTTCGAGCCGGAATACGTTTCTTTTCATTCTTGCCGAGAGGATGTGATTTATGACGAGTCCTTTGTTTCACTCGAGGATGAATCAGTTGAAGCGTCACAGAGAGTCAGCAATACTGGCTCTGTATCTGGGGAATATATTGTGGACTTGATCCATCCTCAGGTGGTTCCTGATCTTAAGGCTATTGCAAATGCTATGATTGCTGCCAATTACGATCAGGAATTTTGCGCGGCTTTCATTGGTGCTCGCCAAGATGCATTGAATGAATACTTTTTTGTCATTCTTGAGCTGGAGAAATTTAGCATTGACGATGTGCTGAAAATGAAGTGGAGTACCTTGAGCAGTGAGATCAAGAAATGGAACTGGGCTATGAAGATCATCATCCGGGTCTATCTCACAAGTGAGAAACAGTTATGCAACAAGATCTTGGGACGATTTGATACTGTTTGCTCACTCTGCTTTGTTGAGATAGCCAAGGCAACGTTTCTGTGCCTCTTGAATTTTGGGGAAGCTGTAGCAATGGGATCAACTCAGCCAGAAAAGTTGTTTTGCTTGCTAGATATGTATGAGGTTCTGGATGATCTTCTCCTGGAAATAGATAGTTTGCTATTTGAAGAGGCTGGTTCTTACATTAGGATTGAGTTCCATGAGCTTCTGAGGAAATTGGGTCATTCGGCAAGGCAAGCATTTCAAGAACTCCAGAAGGCCATTGCTGCTGATTCATCCATGAAACCTCTCCCTCGAGGTGGAATTCACCCTCTCACAAGGTATGTCATGAACTACATCAAGACCCTTACCATATATGACGATACCTTGAATCTGCTTTTCGAGGACCAAAATATGGAGGATACACATTCCATTGTTGAGTCAGAAACTGAACAAGACATATCTCCGATTACTTTTTGTCCGTTGGCTTGTCACCTACGGTCAATCACATCTGCATTAGAATGCAGTCTAGTTGTCAAATCCAGATTGTACAGGGAGGATTCATTGCGACATATCTTTCTTATGAATAACATACATTACGTTGTACAAAAGATTAAGGGTTCTGACCTCAGGATTTTCTTTGGAGATGAATGGATCAGAAAGCATATCGGGAAATTTCAGCAACATGCAACAAGCTACCAGAGAGCCACATGGTGTTCAGTCCTATCTTTTCTCCGGGATGATGGCCACTGCTCAAATTCTGTGTTAAAAACAAGTTATAAAGAGAGGTGCAGGGAATTCACTAATGCTTTTGAGGATGTTTACAAAATTCAGACACAGTGGTGTATCACAGATCCTCAACTTAAAGAGGATCTACGAATTTCAACTTCGCTGAAAGTAATCCATGCATATAGAACTTTTATTGGGAGAAACCGGATCAGTGACAAGCACATCAAGTACACAGTGGATGATCTGGAAAAACTGCTCCTGGATTTTTTTGAAGGAACTTGGAGAACTTTGCGCAATTCGCGAAGAAGATAA
- the LOC102625910 gene encoding presenilin-like protein At2g29900: MAQNQRPASILDTLGEEIVRIITPVSICMLMVVILVSILSLDDSSSSSAMPTIATIAYSETGSDSSWDKFMGALLNSLVFVAVVTAVTFILVLLFYLRCTNFLKIYLGFSAFVVLAFMGGEIALFLFEKFSFPIDCVTFLVILYNFAVVGVLAVFISKMAILVTQAYLVVIGMLVAYWFTLLPEWTTWVLLVAMALYDLAAVLLPVGPLRLLVELAISRDEDIPALVYEARPVAHHDSGSRDGVVRRRVWSERRNVLHDSGGDVNSNAILSGNAGSNLNSGVVLSVASGHNDTRLAGAEEGRVVEANAELSAPLIDRRMNDNMHRQEEDGTSENLLLEGIGLGSTGAIKLGLGDFIFYSVLVGRAAMYDFMTVYACYLAIVAGLGVTLMLLAFYQKALPALPVSIMLGVLFYLLTRLLLEVFVVQCSMNLVMF; encoded by the coding sequence ATGGCACAAAATCAGAGACCAGCGAGCATTCTTGATACATTAGGTGAAGAAATTGTCAGAATAATAACACCCGTTTCAATCTGCATGCTTATGGTGGTCATTTTGGTCTCCATTTTGAGCTTAGACGactcctcatcatcatcagctaTGCCAACTATAGCTACAATTGCATACTCTGAGACCGGCTCAGATTCTTCTTGGGACAAATTCATGGGTGCCCTTTTGAACTCTCTTGTGTTTGTTGCTGTTGTCACTGCTGTCACCTTCATTTTGGTGCTGCTCTTTTATCTTAGATGTACAAATTTCTTGAAAATCTACTTGGGGTTTTCAGCTTTTGTTGTGTTGGCGTTCATGGGTGGTGAAATtgccttatttttatttgagaaGTTCAGTTTCCCTATTGATTGTGTTACATTTTTGGtgattttgtataattttgcTGTTGTGGGTGTGTTGGCTGTTTTCATATCCAAAATGGCAATTTTAGTTACCCAAGCTTATTTGGTTGTGATTGGTATGTTGGTTGCATATTGGTTTACTCTTTTACCTGAATGGACTACTTGGGTGTTGCTGGTTGCCATGGCATTGTATGATCTTGCTGCCGTTCTGTTGCCTGTTGGGCCGTTAAGGCTATTGGTAGAGCTTGCTATTTCAAGGGATGAAGATATCCCTGCTCTGGTTTATGAGGCTCGGCCTGTGGCACACCATGATTCCGGTTCGAGGGATGGTGTGGTTCGAAGAAGAGTATGGAGTGAAAGGAGAAATGTTCTTCATGATTCGGGAGGTGATGTGAACTCTAATGCAATTTTAAGTGGTAATGCAGGTTCAAACTTGAATTCTGGTGTGGTTTTATCAGTTGCTAGCGGTCATAATGACACAAGATTGGCTGGAGCTGAAGAGGGGAGGGTTGTGGAAGCGAATGCTGAGCTTTCTGCTCCCTTAATTGATCGAAGAATGAATGATAATATGCATAGACAGGAAGAAGATGGTACGAGTGAAAATTTGTTGCTAGAGGGTATTGGGTTGGGTTCAACTGGTGCAATCAAGCTGGGGCTTGGGGACTTTATCTTCTACAGTGTGTTGGTTGGCAGGGCAGCAATGTATGATTTTATGACAGTGTATGCATGTTACCTTGCCATTGTAGCTGGTCTGGGTGTTACACTGATGCTGTTGGCCTTTTATCAGAAAGCTTTACCTGCTCTCCCAGTGTCAATTATGCTAGGtgtactattttatttattgactcGACTATTACTTGAAGTTTTTGTTGTACAATGTTCTATGAACCTTGTCATgttttag